The following proteins are encoded in a genomic region of Bosea beijingensis:
- a CDS encoding aromatic amino acid ammonia-lyase — MQTIVEITGRNLSPAAIVQVARSGARVALAPEAIERIGRARAVVDEVVRKGEKIYGVTSSVGAKTGTMLAPDRIPEFNRRLLLTHNMGHGPLASRETVRAMMVVLLNSMATGYLGVRQVMAEILVEALNTDRRIDVHLWGSMGQSDMSPIADLALELYKDHDFAAGEALALLNSSALSIGTAALAFHDLARMLDLATLAGAFSMEGFAANPSIVSEAALNSRPFDGVLRHGRAIRTYLDGSYLTQPGGPRHIQDPLSFRSLPLIHGSAADSFAFAGKQLAIELGASQNNPIVAIEQRQLVSVANFDMVALAMALDVARLAMVPVVTSSTERLAKQADSFWSGLSVGLIEEDGVGLPGFNGLAQFHKSITSEARLLGAPVVSELASSSHSNGNLDRASMAGLAARRMADMVTLCRSIFGMELMVAAQAVEMRKAKPLGAVTSQLFAFVRQAVPYAGAGQRVPHAGKLVDHLTDNGAEIDRLLKIGSASAG; from the coding sequence ATGCAGACTATCGTCGAGATCACCGGCCGCAACCTGTCTCCGGCGGCGATCGTCCAGGTCGCTCGTTCCGGAGCGCGCGTGGCTCTCGCGCCAGAGGCGATCGAACGTATCGGCCGTGCCCGCGCGGTCGTCGACGAGGTCGTCCGCAAGGGTGAGAAGATCTATGGCGTCACCAGCAGCGTCGGCGCCAAGACCGGCACGATGCTCGCTCCCGACCGAATTCCGGAGTTCAACCGCCGCCTGCTCCTGACGCACAACATGGGGCACGGCCCCCTCGCCTCGCGGGAAACCGTACGGGCGATGATGGTCGTCCTGCTGAACAGCATGGCGACCGGTTATCTCGGCGTGCGGCAGGTCATGGCCGAGATTCTGGTCGAGGCGCTGAACACAGATCGCCGGATCGACGTCCATCTCTGGGGCTCGATGGGCCAGAGCGACATGTCGCCGATCGCCGATCTCGCGCTGGAGCTCTACAAGGATCACGATTTCGCAGCCGGCGAGGCGCTCGCCCTGCTCAATTCCAGCGCGCTGTCGATCGGCACGGCCGCCCTCGCCTTCCACGACCTGGCACGCATGCTCGACCTCGCGACGCTGGCCGGCGCCTTCAGCATGGAGGGCTTTGCCGCGAATCCGTCGATCGTCTCGGAAGCGGCGCTGAACTCCCGCCCCTTCGACGGCGTGCTGCGCCATGGCCGCGCGATCCGGACCTATCTGGACGGCAGCTACCTGACGCAACCCGGCGGGCCGCGCCACATCCAGGACCCGCTGAGCTTCCGTTCGTTGCCGCTGATCCATGGCTCGGCCGCCGACAGCTTCGCCTTCGCCGGCAAGCAGCTCGCCATCGAACTGGGCGCGAGCCAGAATAATCCCATCGTCGCGATCGAACAGCGCCAACTGGTCTCGGTCGCCAATTTCGACATGGTCGCGCTGGCGATGGCGCTGGATGTCGCCCGGCTCGCCATGGTGCCGGTCGTGACCAGCTCCACCGAACGCCTGGCCAAGCAAGCGGATTCATTCTGGTCGGGGTTGAGCGTCGGCCTGATCGAGGAAGACGGCGTCGGCCTGCCGGGCTTTAACGGCCTCGCCCAATTCCACAAGTCGATCACCTCGGAGGCGCGGCTTCTCGGCGCTCCGGTCGTGAGCGAACTGGCCAGCTCCAGCCATTCCAACGGCAATCTCGATCGCGCGAGCATGGCCGGCCTCGCAGCCCGTCGGATGGCGGATATGGTGACGCTCTGCCGCTCGATCTTCGGCATGGAGCTCATGGTGGCGGCCCAGGCCGTCGAGATGCGGAAGGCCAAGCCGCTCGGCGCCGTCACCAGCCAGCTCTTCGCCTTCGTCCGGCAGGCTGTTCCCTACGCAGGCGCCGGGCAGCGCGTGCCGCATGCCGGAAAGCTGGTCGATCATCTCACCGACAACGGCGCCGAGATCGATCGCCTGCTCAAGATCGGCTCCGCTTCCGCGGGGTGA
- a CDS encoding enoyl-CoA hydratase/isomerase family protein produces the protein MANALECLTVEVSDFVATVTIDRPPVNAQNRQFREEIVAVFDSLSDRADVRAIVLTGAGKTFSAGADLKERPGLAEEAGAYPRHNRLVRASFDTVMECAKPVIAAVNGAAIGAGCVLALCCDVILVAEEAFFAMTEVDVGLAGGVSHVRRFFRESDARMLIYTARRVRGAELYRMGVASDCVPGERLLGLAQEIAREIASKSPSAVQAAKRSFNVTEGLELRDGYRFEQSQTVALASSDDTKEAQRAFAEKRKPVFEG, from the coding sequence ATGGCCAACGCCCTAGAGTGCCTGACGGTCGAGGTCAGCGATTTCGTCGCGACGGTGACGATCGACCGGCCCCCGGTCAACGCGCAGAATCGCCAGTTCCGGGAGGAGATCGTCGCCGTTTTCGACAGCCTGAGCGACCGCGCCGACGTGCGGGCGATCGTGCTGACCGGCGCCGGCAAGACCTTCTCGGCCGGCGCGGACCTGAAGGAGCGGCCGGGCCTCGCGGAGGAAGCCGGAGCCTATCCGCGCCATAACCGTCTGGTGCGCGCCTCCTTCGACACCGTGATGGAATGCGCCAAGCCGGTCATCGCCGCGGTCAATGGCGCGGCCATTGGCGCCGGCTGCGTGCTCGCCCTGTGCTGCGACGTCATCCTCGTGGCGGAGGAAGCCTTCTTCGCGATGACCGAGGTCGATGTCGGGCTCGCCGGCGGCGTCAGCCATGTCCGCCGCTTCTTCCGCGAATCCGATGCGCGGATGCTGATCTATACGGCGCGCCGGGTGCGTGGCGCGGAGCTCTACCGGATGGGCGTTGCCTCGGATTGCGTGCCGGGCGAGCGCCTGCTCGGCTTGGCGCAGGAGATCGCGCGCGAGATCGCGTCGAAAAGCCCTTCGGCGGTCCAGGCGGCCAAGCGCTCCTTCAACGTCACCGAGGGCCTCGAACTGCGCGACGGCTATCGCTTCGAGCAGTCGCAGACCGTGGCGCTGGCATCCTCCGATGATACGAAGGAGGCGCAGCGCGCTTTCGCCGAGAAGCGCAAGCCGGTTTTCGAGGGCTAG
- a CDS encoding enoyl-CoA hydratase-related protein: MDMAEIVTLHHASDGVAVITLNRPERRNALNLDIKARIADAVLALEADASVRVIVLTGAGGYFIAGTDIAEMEPMSPAQHQALATDRMFTVLRRCPKILIAAVEGYALGGGCETALCCDMIIAGEGARFGQPEIRVGIMPGAGGTQRLLRTIGKYRTMKLALTGDPLTATEAFQAGLLSEVVPDGSALDRALAIAGTVAAMPPLAVQAIKEAVQLGQDVPLETALALERKAFVQLFDTQDQKEGMRAFLEKRPPQFKGG; encoded by the coding sequence ATGGACATGGCGGAGATCGTCACCCTGCACCATGCCTCCGACGGCGTCGCGGTCATCACGCTGAACCGCCCGGAGCGGCGCAACGCGCTGAACCTAGACATCAAAGCGCGCATCGCCGACGCGGTGCTGGCGCTCGAGGCGGATGCGAGCGTGCGGGTCATCGTGCTGACCGGCGCGGGCGGCTATTTCATCGCCGGCACGGATATCGCCGAGATGGAGCCGATGAGCCCGGCCCAGCACCAGGCCCTCGCGACCGACCGGATGTTCACGGTGCTGCGGCGCTGCCCGAAGATCCTGATCGCGGCGGTCGAGGGCTATGCCCTCGGCGGCGGCTGCGAGACCGCGCTGTGCTGCGACATGATCATCGCCGGCGAAGGGGCGCGTTTCGGCCAGCCGGAAATCCGCGTCGGCATCATGCCCGGTGCCGGCGGCACGCAACGCCTGCTGCGGACCATCGGCAAGTATCGCACGATGAAGCTCGCCCTGACAGGCGACCCGTTGACCGCGACCGAAGCGTTCCAGGCCGGCCTGCTCTCGGAGGTCGTGCCCGATGGCAGCGCCCTCGACCGCGCCCTCGCCATCGCCGGGACCGTCGCCGCGATGCCGCCGCTTGCGGTCCAGGCGATCAAGGAAGCCGTGCAGCTCGGACAGGACGTGCCGCTGGAGACGGCGCTCGCGCTGGAGCGCAAGGCCTTCGTCCAGCTTTTCGACACGCAGGACCAGAAGGAAGGCATGCGCGCCTTTCTGGAAAAGCGGCCGCCGCAATTCAAGGGAGGCTGA
- a CDS encoding amidohydrolase family protein, with protein sequence MTETVDPRSHRAPGWTLPAGACDCHAHVFGPYERFSVSHQMHYAAPLAPAAAHRDMLATTGLSRGILVQPGAYGEDPAPIVDALAQGEGRLRGIAAASERVPQADLNAWHAAGIRGLRFNDMTVPGGTGPFPGSVGTASLAAMAPGMRARGWHAEVWAGIDRHAANLPLYRASGLPIVLDHMAGLQIARGLDDPSFRVILDALREGWLWVKLVLCRCSQDFPDYADARPFHDALIAANPDRVIWGSDWPHLRLAERAPDIGHLLDLFAEWVPDAELRHRILVDNPRELYGF encoded by the coding sequence GTGACTGAAACGGTCGACCCGCGATCGCATCGGGCGCCCGGTTGGACGCTGCCGGCCGGCGCCTGCGACTGCCACGCGCATGTCTTTGGACCTTACGAACGTTTTTCAGTCTCGCACCAGATGCATTACGCTGCGCCTCTGGCTCCGGCCGCAGCGCATCGCGACATGCTGGCGACCACCGGCTTGAGCCGCGGCATTCTCGTCCAGCCGGGTGCCTATGGCGAAGATCCCGCTCCGATCGTCGACGCCCTGGCGCAAGGTGAAGGCCGCTTGCGCGGTATCGCTGCCGCGAGCGAGCGCGTGCCTCAGGCCGATCTCAACGCCTGGCATGCAGCGGGCATCCGCGGCCTGCGTTTCAACGACATGACCGTGCCCGGTGGAACCGGCCCCTTCCCGGGCTCGGTCGGGACCGCGTCTCTTGCAGCTATGGCGCCCGGCATGCGGGCGAGGGGCTGGCATGCGGAGGTCTGGGCGGGAATCGACCGCCATGCCGCCAACCTGCCGCTCTACCGCGCCAGCGGCCTGCCGATCGTGCTGGACCATATGGCCGGCCTGCAGATCGCACGCGGACTGGACGATCCGTCGTTCAGGGTGATCCTCGACGCGCTTCGGGAAGGCTGGCTCTGGGTCAAGCTCGTCCTGTGCCGCTGCTCGCAGGACTTTCCGGACTATGCCGATGCCCGGCCGTTCCACGATGCCTTGATCGCGGCCAACCCCGATCGCGTGATCTGGGGTTCGGACTGGCCGCACTTACGCCTCGCCGAGCGGGCGCCCGATATCGGGCACCTGCTCGACCTCTTCGCAGAATGGGTTCCGGATGCGGAATTGCGGCACCGGATTCTCGTCGACAATCCTCGTGAACTCTACGGGTTCTGA
- a CDS encoding GntR family transcriptional regulator: MIVRSVSSKPLDFKRTGISRYHQLATLFRRRIEAGQWQVGEQIPTVDELATECGVARATIRQALDLLEGEELIERYRARGTFVRRRPAENLWCAVGTDWSGLLRPNYDATIEILHDEPDQVLNAFEGQIGTLAPVYRHVRRRHWRHGQPFLLADLHVDERLRDRITQRDLESKTALRLVSEVEGVEIADARQTLTIGTADIETSEALGISLDSPVAFVHRQALDQNDVLVLDAKGIYRGDVVKFDVKLR, translated from the coding sequence ATGATCGTTCGCAGCGTTTCTTCGAAGCCGTTGGATTTCAAACGCACCGGCATTTCCCGCTATCACCAGCTCGCCACGCTGTTCCGGCGCCGGATCGAGGCCGGGCAATGGCAGGTCGGGGAGCAGATCCCGACCGTCGACGAGCTCGCGACCGAATGCGGCGTCGCACGCGCGACGATCCGTCAGGCGCTGGACCTGCTCGAGGGCGAGGAGCTGATCGAGCGCTACCGGGCGCGCGGGACATTCGTGCGTCGGCGGCCGGCGGAGAATCTGTGGTGCGCGGTCGGTACGGACTGGTCCGGGCTGCTGCGCCCGAATTACGACGCGACGATCGAAATCCTCCATGACGAGCCCGATCAAGTGCTGAATGCCTTCGAGGGGCAGATCGGAACGCTCGCGCCCGTCTATCGACATGTCCGGCGCCGGCACTGGCGGCACGGACAGCCCTTCCTTCTCGCCGATCTGCATGTCGACGAGCGGCTTCGCGATCGCATCACCCAGCGCGACCTCGAATCGAAGACGGCGCTGCGCCTGGTCTCCGAAGTCGAGGGCGTCGAGATCGCCGATGCGCGCCAGACCCTGACCATCGGCACGGCGGATATCGAGACCAGCGAGGCGCTCGGAATCTCCCTGGATTCTCCGGTCGCCTTCGTCCATCGGCAGGCGCTGGACCAGAACGACGTGCTGGTGCTCGACGCCAAGGGCATCTATCGCGGCGATGTCGTCAAATTTGACGTGAAGCTGCGCTAG